The following nucleotide sequence is from Terriglobia bacterium.
GAGCAGCAACATCCCTAAGATGGGACTTCAATCCGCCCAGTTTGGAGACATCTGGTTTGAGGACTGTTTTGTGCCGACAGAGCGGCGGCTTGGCGCGGAGGGGGTTGGTTCCAGCATTTTTTCGTTGGCCCTCGATATGGAACGTTCATTCATTATGGCTCCTGCCATTGGGTTCATGCGCCGGGAACTGGAGCTTTCGATTGAGCACGCCAATAGAAGGAAACAACACGGCAGCACGATTGGCAGTTTTCAATCTGTGTCCAATCGAATTGCGGATATGGCCATGCGCCTGGAACTGTGCAGATTGCTGATCTATCGCGCTGCCACGCTGAAGGATTCAGGGCGTTCCACAAAATACTATTCATCATTGGTCAAGCTGGCCTTGAGCGAATTTTATGTTGCGTCAAGCATGGACGCCGTCCGTACCAAAGGCGCTCTCGGTTATCTGCTCAATGATCCATCGGGTATCAATTTCCGTGATGCCATTGGCAGCCTGTTCTACTCAGGCACGTCAGATATTCTGCGCAATTTGATTGCAAGCCATCTGGGAGTAAACAATGTCTGAATCGCTCACCGCGATCTTTCGTCGTACCGTCAGGGATTTCGGAAACCGTCCCGCAGTGGCCGGGCCAAACCGGACCATCTCCTATGCAGAACTTGATTCCATCTCTGATGGCATCGCTGGATCTCTGCGCAAGATCGGAATCAGGCCGGGCGCAAGGGTTGGCATTCTTAGAAGGAAAAGCATAGAGACCGTAGCAGGCATCTATGGCGCCCTCAAAGCCGGCTGCGCTTATGTGCCGATTGACAGCAAGATGGGGATTGACCGGCTGGCAGCCGTTCTCAACGATGCTGGGTTGGCAGCGTTGATCATTGAGCCTTTATTGATGCCGAAGTTCCAGGAACTAATCGCAAAAAATCTAACGCCCCGGCTTGCAAATGCAGCTTCTTATGGCGAGATACTCCGGTTTTCCAATCCCGCAGAAGAGCTTTCGCCGGTCAACGACCTGGCATACATTCTGTATACTTCAGGCTCCACGGGAATCCCCAAAGGAGTCCAGCACTCACACGCAAGCGCTCTGGCCTTTGTATCCTGGGCAACGACTGAGTTTGCCCTTTCATGCAGTGATCGGTTGAGCTGCCATGCGCCTTTCCATTTCGACCTCACGACCTTCGACCTCTTCTGTGCGGCCATGGCGGGGGCGTGCGTTGTCTTAATTCCGGATGAAGTCGTTATGTTTCCCGGCCAGGTGGCCTCGCTCATTGAGAAGGAAGCAATCACCGTCTGGTATTCGGTGCCGTTTGCTCTCATACAGATGGTGGAGCGCGGCAATCTTGCTGGTCGTCGCCAAGCTCTGCGCGAGGTGATCTTTGCCGGAGAACGCTTTCCACCCGCCCAATTGCGGCGGCTTGCCGCAACGCTGCCTGAAGTGCAATTAACGAACCTGTTTGGACCAACGGAAACCAATGTGTGTACTTATCATCGGCTTTCGCCGGATGATCTGGCCAGTGATGAATTCTGCCCGATTGGCCGGCCATGCCCCTACGCTTCAGTTGTCGTGATTGATGCAGACGGAAATGAGGCAGGGGCAGGTGAAATGGGGGAATTGCTGGTCGGCGGCTCTTCTTTGATGGCAGGCTATCTGAACAGGCCGGAACTGAACAAAAAGGTATTTGTGACCAGACCGACATCAGGGCGACCGGAGCGGTTTTTCCGAACCGGCGATCTGGTCACCGCACCGGCCGGCGGGCCCATACGTTTCCACGGACGTGTTGACCGGCAGGTGAAAGTGCGGGGATTCCGCATTGAACTCGATGAAATTGAAAGTGCGCTGGCGAACTGTGCCGGGGTGATTGCCGCAGCCGCGTGGGTCAAAAATGACACCAATGGGTTTGCCGAAGTGCGGGCCGCTGTTGCGGCGGGCTCCGCATCAGCCGGCCTGACCGGTGATGATCTTATTGTGCAGGTCAGGGGCGCCCTTGCCCAGGCTGCGGTTCCAGCGCAAGTCCTTGTTCTGAACGACCTGCCTCGAAGTGTGAACGGCAAAATTGACTACGCCGCTTTGGCAGCCTCAGCTCGGTAAATTCCACGCGCGCGCTTCAGCGCGAATCAGCAAATTTCAACATCAACAGGAGCAATGAAAAATGGCGAACCCATTTGATGACGAAACCGGCGAAGTTTTCGTGCTGGTGAACGATGAACTTCAATATTCGCTATGGCCGGCATTTCGTGAAATTCCATCCGGCTGGACGGCTGTTGGCCCACGCGGCAGCCGAAAAGAATGTCTCGATTATATTGAAGAACATTGGACCGACATGCGTCCCAGAAGTCTCGTGGAACAGATGAATAAAGATGCCGGGGTGCGCGGCTGATGAATTTTCGAACACAAGGCCGTGCGTCACGCATGGCCGGAAGAATTATGCAACAGGGTAGCAACATGAATAGCTTTTCAATACGAGTTAAATTGGCGGTCCTCGTGCCGACAATT
It contains:
- a CDS encoding acyl-CoA dehydrogenase family protein, which produces MNDPIDSTDEIVRNGASYIQTFEDKASWNGYIGSGILGMTMPACLGGQALPIRSLVAMMEGLAYGGGDAAVLFAMSAQLWSVQYPILKFGTEEQKRTFIPPMMRGELRAAHAATEPEAGSDIFQLQTKAVRCPGGYCLEGAKRYITSAPVADIALVLASTDAEQKIWGLSAFLVDLNSPGVSRSSNIPKMGLQSAQFGDIWFEDCFVPTERRLGAEGVGSSIFSLALDMERSFIMAPAIGFMRRELELSIEHANRRKQHGSTIGSFQSVSNRIADMAMRLELCRLLIYRAATLKDSGRSTKYYSSLVKLALSEFYVASSMDAVRTKGALGYLLNDPSGINFRDAIGSLFYSGTSDILRNLIASHLGVNNV
- a CDS encoding amino acid adenylation domain-containing protein, which translates into the protein MSESLTAIFRRTVRDFGNRPAVAGPNRTISYAELDSISDGIAGSLRKIGIRPGARVGILRRKSIETVAGIYGALKAGCAYVPIDSKMGIDRLAAVLNDAGLAALIIEPLLMPKFQELIAKNLTPRLANAASYGEILRFSNPAEELSPVNDLAYILYTSGSTGIPKGVQHSHASALAFVSWATTEFALSCSDRLSCHAPFHFDLTTFDLFCAAMAGACVVLIPDEVVMFPGQVASLIEKEAITVWYSVPFALIQMVERGNLAGRRQALREVIFAGERFPPAQLRRLAATLPEVQLTNLFGPTETNVCTYHRLSPDDLASDEFCPIGRPCPYASVVVIDADGNEAGAGEMGELLVGGSSLMAGYLNRPELNKKVFVTRPTSGRPERFFRTGDLVTAPAGGPIRFHGRVDRQVKVRGFRIELDEIESALANCAGVIAAAAWVKNDTNGFAEVRAAVAAGSASAGLTGDDLIVQVRGALAQAAVPAQVLVLNDLPRSVNGKIDYAALAASAR
- a CDS encoding MbtH family protein; this encodes MANPFDDETGEVFVLVNDELQYSLWPAFREIPSGWTAVGPRGSRKECLDYIEEHWTDMRPRSLVEQMNKDAGVRG